A stretch of the Odontesthes bonariensis isolate fOdoBon6 chromosome 5, fOdoBon6.hap1, whole genome shotgun sequence genome encodes the following:
- the hivep3b gene encoding transcription factor HIVEP3 isoform X1 — MEAEPSRPADGERSGRQEQQQHVTAESSLGSCLSQQPQQPPNPRPVHRALGRLQNRQPKRTDLLRLQQQQAAAWQHSDTTGPSGGSFFSIASSSTSSLPSTSSTQGEPGHGVPSHSSQEVQEGFSSPRKGEKKPQKPGKYVCTYCGRPCAKPSVLQKHIRSHTGERPYPCAPCGFSFKTKSNLYKHRKSHAHRIKAGLASTRDEPSLSGPEGSGVGEDPEEHTEGESTESEEETGQHKKSSSKEMLRQQKKGGKERVGGSEESQRPEDSQAVKQRLALRLSERKRGPMASPDDPPSSLSTSSSSLGPGSKGSTESGYFSGSGSTDLSQVSPPSSSAKTYAEIILGKYGRLGGQQRSPHQQQPHSSYSSSSGTEEKSISFAVPKTQVIEHITKLITINEAVVDTSEIDSVKPRRSSLSRKSSMESPKFITPKDPYTFDPKGEAAGPCGFRHLQNPEADPPGAQEQSAVPLLRSHSMPSSSSQAEPCTSGTMSPRGYRLCQSFDEQQAVVAEMRGAQRMLKRQPAIEVPLGAELMLEESSLAGGTESVTQPQQHQHQKSPGLFECGACGASFQHSEGYEAHKGICPGPEKEAGGASKTFREDRPLMMHYKFRALAMAVRKRRKEESLEEDPPSPGSVPMSGSSAGLISIPSRPEHSQALSGVTVQTEPNQQQQQDRKGVSVIQHTSSFEKQESISMESQEPDLREHQQSQQPEPKPSPSTSRLIRQPNIQVPEILVTLELDADMPSVTPSVTGSSSKEAEKVEEFHWPQRSQSLAQLPAEKLPPKKKRLRLAEAAQSSGESSFESLSLPRSPSQESNISSHSASFEDTARSESAVWASGSQSSQMLMVPSASHQQSHKEMRRSASEQAPASPQQTEQTSETRSKSFDYGSLSTQQSTSSWKERRKCLLTLPATLGEPEQEMGGNSSQLSRVESPKPGPSFSNHPSLYSSDVSSRFSLEARGKALQLLPPQIFSSSQDLLPLQPRGQHTFPPGSLSQLLPITSAISEVLSNQVIHRAFLHSHTASPPIQIHPAQTPMAERLRIPLHQLPPLVPLTFPSRTRSSQALYLPVPPRLTTHGSSPSPIESRPSTVTNQSIVTISYHHPRPVIATCLAQLAPVVSLVVPVRHQTHRPTFASAMYTTLSQILASTRSQEPTSCTTMVIMSQMEQEKLQRTYLKVPSTDIKSLLPLSLPTELASGSGEEYGQLGAGGSKRMLSPAASLELSTEAQRHQKRVKEEEEEEQNKTEDEGDVEPKVIQEEESKATGDKLEEGEKKQPDKAEVATVKLENLQDQVPRKNNKEDKGKEKEYTEKTGQKNEKVPTVEEGAERPSTPSFPSLHTSTSVNWCYLKYVKPNPSAQRDPRTSVYSTWSISAHNPNLPGLSTKVAMSLLCSKQKHSPETYTMATAPTPSRGKLASASSMTPNVSEVHATPPSTLTEVKDQHKHEKEENKEMREEEGPSTSKQGEPSRVRIFEGGYKSNEEYVYVRGRGRGKYICGECGIRCKKPSMLKKHIRTHTDVRPYICKHCNFAFKTKGNLTKHMKSKAHGKKCQAMGVSESSLDEPESEETAGSDERVRGSEEQEEHQFSDVEETDDDDDNEDDEEEEEESVSHEDPPSSCSSDTHPSAGGRSSCSRRSQQSTPDPEPSPSPGREPSQRGVWSSRRAASPGSRRALFSRRGWKASPRAFSPSSESCSPSRSLSPRLEISSPIRSLSPRTELSSPIQHVSPSPEKGPSPIRPLSPLRPTSSSCYWPTRVRTPPLPQGVQHRTPGYLPWESPHTKGGCVKSAKGGAAEEGRTLAETSFFPPAFRLSTCEAYPGLQTADNIFSHLPMHSQQAKVPYLMIQIGGIQMVQARPRSHPTTPSSPTSPPLEGPSLARFESYWGGTPRTQGLRTPGDNWSEHQAAGTSQSVRHGLSTALTFSKADSETTDSKQYGSSHSFVHAHRSATEITERSRRDSLTRALSLSLTAPVASRAIGQQQEREELPSGSDEVEGEAKGDSARTEQST; from the exons ATGGAGGCTGAGCCCAGCCGTCCGGCTGATGGGGAGCGCTCTGGAAGgcaagagcagcagcagcatgtgACAGCTGAATCTTCATTGGGATCTTGTCTATCTCAGCAGCCCCAGCAGCCACCTAATCCCCGCCCTGTACACAGAGCCTTGGGTCGGCTTCAAAATCGCCAACCCAAACGTACTGACCTGCTTCgtttacagcagcagcaagcAGCGGCATGGCAGCATTCAGACACCACAGGTCCTTCAGGAGGCAGCTTCTTCTCTATAGCTTCCTCTTCGACCTCATCCCTCCCCTCTACTTCCTCCACCCAGGGTGAGCCTGGTCATGGAGTACCATCTCACTCAAGCCAAGAGGTCCAAGAAGGCTTCAGCTCACCCAGAAAGGGGGAGAAGAAACCACAAAAACCAGGGAAATATGTGTGCACTTATTGCGGACGTCCATGTGCCAAACCAAGCGTTCTTCAGAAACACATACGGTCCCATACGGGAGAAAGACCCTACCCTTGTGCCCCCTGTGGCTTTTCTTTTAAGACCAAGAGCAATCTGTACAAGCACCGCAAGTCCCATGCCCATCGCATTAAAGCAGGTCTGGCGTCCACTCGTGATGAGCCAAGTTTAAGTGGACCAGAGGGTAGTGGTGTTGGAGAAGACCCTGAGGAGCACACAGAGGGAGAAAGCACAGAGTCTGAAGAAGAGACAGGCCAGCATAAAAAATCCTCCTCTAAGGAGATGCTCAGACAGCAAAAGAAAGGAGGTAAGGAGCGGGTGGGAGGCtcagaagagagccagagaccTGAGGACTCTCAAGCTGTCAAGCAAAGACTGGCGCTGAGGCTTAGTGAAAGGAAACGTGGCCCCATGGCTTCTCCAGATgaccctccctcctccctctccaCTTCATCTTCTTCCCTTGGTCCTGGTAGTAAAGGCAGCACAGAGTCTGGATACTTCTCTGGATCTGGCAGTACTGACCTGTCCCAAGTAAGCCCCCCCAGTTCCAGTGCCAAAACTTATGCAGAAATTATTCTTGGGAAGTATGGACGGCTTGGGGGGCAGCAACGCAGTCcccaccagcagcagcctcattCTTCCTATTCCTCATCCTCAGGAACTGAGGAGAAAAGCATTTCCTTCGCTGTGCCCAAAACCCAAGTAATAGAACACATTACCAAGCTCATCACTATCAATGAAGCAGTGGTGGACACCAGTGAGATTGACAGTGTTAAGCCCCGACGCTCCTCCCTGTCCAGGAAGAGCAGCATGGAGTCACCCAAATTCATCACTCCTAAAGATCCTTATACATTCGATCCCAAAGGAGAGGCAGCAGGCCCCTGTGGTTTCAGACATCTCCAGAACCCCGAGGCAGATCCACCAGGTGCACAGGAGCAGTCAGCAGTGCCTCTTCTTAGAAGCCACTCAATGCCATCCTCTTCCAGCCAAGCAGAGCCCTGCACCTCTGGCACCATGTCTCCCAGAGGTTACCGCCTTTGCCAGTCATTTGATGAGCAGCAAGCAGTGGTAGCAGAAATGAGGGGGGCCCAACGTATGCTCAAACGCCAGCCTGCCATAGAGGTTCCCCTGGGTGCTGAGTTAATGTTAGAGGAGTCCTCCTTAGCCGGAGGCACTGAATCAGTCACTCAGCCACAACAACATCAACATCAAAAAAGTCCTGGCTTGTTTGAATGTGGAGCATGTGGGGCCAGCTTCCAACACAGTGAAGGCTATGAGGCTCACAAAGGCATCTGCCCAGGACCGGAGAAAGAGGCTGGGGGTGCAAGTAAGACATTCAGGGAGGATCGGCCCCTGATGATGCACTATAAGTTCCGAGCCCTAGCAATGGctgtcaggaagaggaggaaagagGAGAGTCTGGAGGAGGATCCTCCCAGCCCTGGATCTGTACCCATGtcaggcagctctgcaggcCTCATTTCAATTCCAAGCAGACCAGAACACAGCCAGGCCCTCTCAG GTGTTACCGTACAGACTGAGCCAaaccaacagcagcagcaggacaggAAGGGTGTGTCTGTCATCCAACACACTAGCTCTTTTGAGAAACAGGAGAGTATATCTATGGAAAGCCAGGAACCAGACCTAAGAGAGCATCAGCAATCACAACAACCTGAGCCAAAACCATCCCCCTCCACATCGCGCCTCATCCGCCAGCCAAACATCCAAGTGCCGGAGATCCTTGTTACTTTGGAGCTTGATGCTGACATGCCATCTGTGACACCCTCAGTGACAGGATCTTCATCCAAG GAGGCAGAGAAAGTAGAGGAGTTCCACTGGCCACAGCGTAGCCAGTCTCTTGCCCAGCTCCCTGCAGAGAAGCTTCCACCGAAGAAGAAAAGACTCCGCCTGGCAGAAGCTGCCCAGTCCTCTGGAGAGTCTAGCTTTGAGTCTTTGTCTCTGCCTCGCAGCCCCAGTCAAGAAAGCAACATCTCAAGCCATTCTGCTTCTTTTGAGGATACAGCACGATCAGAGTCAGCGGTCTGGGCCTCCGGAAGCCAAAGCTCCCAGATGTTAATGGTGCCATCTGCTTCTCACCAACAAAGCCACAAGGAGATGAGGCGCTCTGCCTCAGAGCAGGCCCCTGCTAGCCCACAACAAACAGAACAGACCTCAGAGACCAGAAGTAAGTCCTTCGACTATGGATCCCTGTCCACTCAGCAGTCCACTTCCTCCTGGAAAGAAAGGAGAAAGTGTCTTCTCACCTTACCTGCCACCTTAGGTGAACCTGAGCAGGAGATGGGGGGCAACAGTAGTCAGTTGTCCAGGGTAGAAAGTCCCAAGCCTGGTCCTTCCTTCTCTAACCATCCTTCTCTCTATTCAAGTGATGTAAGCTCCCGGTTTAGCTTGGAAGCTAGAGGAAAAGCCTTGCAGCTGTTACCGCCACAAATCTTTTCATCCTCTCAGGATCTGCTCCCTTTGCAGCCCAGAGGACAGCATACATTCCCCCCAGGATCGCTATCACAGCTACTCCCAATCACCTCAGCCATATCTGAAGTACTGTCCAACCAAGTTATCCACAGAGCTTTCTTACATTCTCACACAGCATCTCCACCTATACAGATACACCCAGCACAGACCCCCATGGCAGAACGATTGAGAATACCTCTGCATCAGCTTCCTCCTCTAGTTCCTCTCACATTCCCCTCAAGAACTAGATCAAGCCAGGCTCTGTACCTGCCTGTTCCCCCAAGACTTACCACACATGGTTCTTCGCCATCACCTATAGAGAGCAGACCCTCTACCGTAACTAATCAGTCCATTGTGACAATCTCCTACCACCACCCCAGGCCGGTCATAGCCACATGTCTGGCACAGCTCGCACCAGTAGTGTCCCTTGTGGTGCCAGTGCGCCACCAAACTCATAGACCTACCTTTGCAAGTGCTATGTATACCACCCTCTCCCAGATTTTAGCTTCCACTCGCTCACAGGAACCAACTTCTTGTACAACTATGGTGATCATGAGCCAGATGGAGCAGGAAAAGCTGCAAAGAACCTACCTAAAGGTCCCCTCCACAGACATCAAAAGCCTCCTTCCGCTGTCTCTGCCAACGGAGCTAGCTTCAGGTTCTGGGGAGGAATATGGTCAGCTGGGGGCTGGAGGAAGCAAACGCATGCTTTCACCTGCAGCTAGTCTTGAGCTTAGCACAGAAGCTCAGCGACACCAGAAAAGGgtaaaagaggaagaggaagaggagcaaaACAAGACAGAAGATGAGGGGGATGTTGAACCAAAGGTaatacaagaagaagaaagtaaAGCCACAGGGGACAAACTGgaagaaggagaaaagaaacaacCAGATAAGGCGGAAGTGGCAACTGTGAAATTAGAGAACTTACAGGACCAAGTACCAAGAAAAAATAACAAGGAAGATAAGGGGAAAGAGAAGGAGTATACTGAGAAGACAGgtcaaaaaaatgaaaaggtgCCAACTGTGGAAGAGGGGGCTGAGAGACCAAGCACCCCTTCATTCCCCAGCCTCCACACTTCCACCTCTGTCAACTGGTGCTACCTGAAGTATGTCAAACCCAACCCATCTGCCCAGAGGGACCCTCGTACCTCAGTTTATTCTACATGGAGCATCAGTGCTCACAACCCCAACCTGCCAGGCCTCAGCACTAAGGTGGCCATGTCTCTGCTGTGCTCTAAACAGAAGCACAGTCCTGAGACATACACCATGGCCACTGCCCCGACACCATCTCGAGGAAAGCTGGCCTCTGCAAGCAGCATGACACCAAATGTTTCAGAG GTACATGCCACGCCACCCAGCACCCTCACCGAGGTAAAGGATCAGCATAAGCATGAAAAGGAGGAAAATAAAGAGATGAGAGAAGAGGAAGGGCCTTCCACCTCCAAACAGGGCGAGCCCTCCCGGGTTCGCATCTTTGAAGGAGG GTATAAGTCCAATGAAGAGTATGTCTATGTGCGAGGTCGCGGCAGGGGGAAGTACATATGCGGAGAGTGTGGCATTCGCTGCAAAAAGCCTAGCATGCTGAAAAAGCACATcagaacacacactgatgtcCGTCCATACATTTGCAAACATTGCAACTTTGCCTTTAAAACCAAAG GAAACCTTACAAAACACATGAAGTCAAAGGCTCATGGGAAAAAATGCCAGGCAATGGGAGTATCTGAGTCATCACTGGACGAGCCGGAGAGCGAGGAAACAG CAGGAAGCGATGAACGTGTGCGTGGCTCAGAAGAACAGGAGGAGCATCAGTTTTCTGACGTGGAGGAGACTGACGATGATGATGACAATgaagatgatgaggaggaggaagaggagtctGTGTCCCATGAAGACCCACCATCCTCCTGTTCTTCGGACACCCACCCGTCTGCTGGGGGACGCTCCAGTTGCAGTCGGCGCTCACAGCAGAGCACTCCCGATCCTGAGCCCAGTCCCAGCCCCGGTCGGGAGCCCTCTCAGCGGGGAGTCTGGTCCAGCAGGCGAGCGGCCTCGCCAGGCAGCAGGAGAGCACTGTTCTCCCGACGAGGCTGGAAAGCGTCTCCGAGAGCCTTCTCGCCCAGCAGTGAGAGCTGCTCCCCCAGCCGCAGTCTCTCTCCCCGTCTGGAGATCTCCTCGCCGATCCGTAGTCTGTCCCCCAGGACCGAGCTGTCCTCCCCCATCCAACACGTTTCACCCTCCCCTGAGAAAGGACCGTCTCCCATCAGACCCCTTTCTCCTCTTCGTCCCACTTCATCCAGCTGCTACTGGCCAACAAGAGTTCGGACCCCTCCATTACCGCAGGGGGTACAGCACAGAACCCCTGGATACCTGCCCTGGGAGAGTCCCCACACGAAAGGAGGTTGCGTCAAATCG GCGAAAGGTGGTGCAGCAGAAGAAGGCCGAACATTGGCAGAAACCAGCTTTTTTCCACCTGCTTTTCGTCTTTCCACCTGTGAGGCTTACCCAGGCCTCCAAACAGCAGACAACATATTCAGCCATCTTCCCATGCACTCCCAACAAGCCAAGGTCCCCTACCTGATGATTCAAATTGGTGGGATCCAAATGGTACAGGCCAGACCGAGGTCCCATCCCACTACACCCTCATCCCCAACATCTCCCCCACTGGAGGGGCCATCACTGGCCCGGTTTGAATCATACTGGGGCGGGACCCCCAGGACTCAAGGGCTTAGGACTCCTGGAGACAACTGGTCAGAGCACCAGGCAGCAGGAACCAGCCAGTCAGTGCGGCACGGTCTCAGCACAGCACTAACGTTTTCCAAAGCGGATTCGGAGACCACAGACTCAAAGCAATATGGCAGCTCACATAGCTTCGTCCACGCCCACAGGTCTGCTACTGAGATCACAGAACGCAGCAGAAGAGACAGTCTTACAAGAGCACTTAGCCTCAGCCTAACAGCCCCAGTAGCCTCGCGTGCCATTGGACAGCAGCAAGAGAGGGAGGAGCTACCATCAGGTAGTGATGAGGTGGAGGGAGAAGCTAAAGGAGACTCggccagaacagaacagagcacTTAA